The Desulfovibrio sp. G11 region CACGCCCTGCCCGCGGAAGTTCGTCTGTACGAGCACCTCTTCACGGCGGAAAACCCCAACGCCGTGGACGAAGGCCAGACCTTCCTTGACCACCTGAACCCCGACTCCCTGCGCACGGTATGCGCCCAGTGCGAGCCCTCCCTGCGGGACGTGCAGCCGGGCACTACGGTGCAGTTTGAACGGCTGGGCTACTTCTGCGCGGACCCGGACGGCACGGAGGGAGCTCCCGTCTTCAACCGCACGGCGACCCTCAAGGATACGTGGGCCAAGATGGAAAAACGCGGCTAGACAGTATCGTCACGAGCGCCTTTTCGGGTATCTCTGCGTCGAAATTCGTCTTTTATTCCGGTCATGCACAGAAGAGTGCACTCCCTCCATAAAAGACTCTTTCTCATTGATATACCACGAAAATTCATCTCGTGACGACACTATCTAGAGGCTGCCTTTAAATTGATTCTTTTGCCTTCCGGCGGCGTCAAGCTCCTCATTTTAGAGACAACCCAGAGTATATTTCTTTTAAATTATAAACTATTAACGTGGAATTGCTCTAATTCCCCTTCCTCCACGCCCACGCGACGCTGTTTGACGCAGGGCAATGCCGGGACGATGTTCCCGCCATTGCCCTGCTCTCGTATGGCGTCCGCGCCCGGCGCTCAGAATATTGCGCCTCCTTTCACATACACCAATCGCCACCGGATTTTGGAGCGATTTTCTCGCAAACGACGCGCTCCACTTGCCGTAAAAGCATAGTTTTCAGCATTGCGGCCGTCGCCCTCTCCCCGCCTTATCCCCCACTCCAAATCCGAGACGACATATTTCAATCTTGCAAATATAGAGACTTAGCGCTCCGTACATGTGGAAATTTTACTGTGCAATATTGTATAGTTACATTTTTCACATGCGTGGCATGCTTGTTGCTGTACGGACAGTAACGTCATGTACACGGAGTGTAGTTATGTTCATTCTTCTCGCGTTGATCGCCATTCTTGTGGGCGCGCTCATCGGCACGGTGGGCGTTGGCGGTATTCTGCTCATTCCTGCCCTCAACGGACTTGCCGACCTCCCCATTCAGGTGAGCATGGGCACGGCCCTGTTCAGCTTCATTTTTACCGGCGTGCTGGGCACATGGCTCTACCAGCGTCACGGGAGCATCAACTGGGGCATCACCATCCCGGTCTGCGCCGGAGCGCTGCTGTCGGGTTATGCCGGGGCCTTGTGCAACGGCTACGCCTCTCCGCGCCTGCTGAGCATTCTGCTGGGCATGGTCATCGTCTTCGCGGGGATATACGCCCTGCTGCCCGCCCGCCAGAACATCGCCGCCCAAGGCGATAAGCGCAGTCTCCCGCTGCTGCTGGGCATAGGCGCGCTGGTGGGCTTCGGCTCAGGGCTTACCGGCGTGGGCGGGCCTGTGCTTTCGGTGCCGCTCATGGTCATTCTGGGCTTCGCCCCGCTGACGGCCATCGCCACAAGTCAGGTCATTCAGATAACCGCGGCCCTTTCCGGCACGCTGGGCAATGTTTCCAACGGAGCCATCGACTTCTCGGTGGCGGCATGGGTGACGGTACTGGAGCTTGGAGGCGTTATTCTCGGCGCGCGTCTGGCCCATACAGTCTCCACCGCGACCCTGAAAAAGACGGTCTCTGTGGTATGTATCCTTGTCGGCGGTTTTGTGCTGGCAAGGGCGATAATGCAATCCTAATCTTGCAAGGAGTACTCTCATGTCCATTACGCTCAACGAACGCCCCATATTCATGATCGGCGCGGAACGCTCCGGCACCACCCTGGTCATGGCCCTCCTCGGCTGCCACTCGCGCATCGCCGTGCCGGAAGTGGTGTGGTACTATCCCCGCTTCTACCCCTACCTGCACACCTACGGCGACCTTGGCAAGGACGAAAATTTCCGTACACTGGCCAGCGAGATGGTCTTTGGCCTCAAAACCCCCTTCTGGGGCATGAAGGTCAACCCGCGCACCATTCTGGACGAAGTCATCGAACTGGCCCCGGAACGCAGTTTCGCCGGGCTCTACGCAGCCATGCATCTGCGGTTCGCCCAGTACAGCAACAAGCCGCGCTGGGGAGAAAAAACACCGCATAACCTCTACTTTGTGGACGCCATGCACCGCGACTTCCCCAATGCCCAGTTTATCTACATCACCCGCGACGGGCGCGACTCCTGCGTGGATTACATGGAATCCTCGTTTGGCCCCACCAACATCTACTGCGCCGCCCACTCGTGGAAGCGCTGCTGGAATGCCGTCAAGGACTGGCGCAAGCCGCTCTCCGACAAGGGCCTGTGGCTGGACGTGTGCTACGAAGAACTCGTGCGCAAGCCTGAGCAGGTCATGCGCGGCGTGTGCGACTTCCTTGGCGAAGACTTTGAAGAAGGCATGTTCGACTTCTACAAGACCGACATGGCCAAGGCCCGCGGCGCGTCCCGCGACCACGCGCCTCTGGGCCACGCCATCAGCGACAAGTATGTCGGCATCTACAAAGACCTGCTGAGCCAGCGCGACCAGCGCATCTTTGCCGCCGTGGCGGGCAAGGAACTGGAAGAGGCCGGCTATAAGAACGACGTGACCCCGGAAATGCCTTCCGAAAAAATGATCAGCAAATATGTGGAATTCGACGGCCGCATCCGCGCGGCCACGCTGGACGGCTTTGAAGGCCACATCGTGTTCGAAAGCTACAACGATTGGCTCCTTGACCAGCGCGAAGAACGCCGCAAAAAGGGCATCTGGAGCGAAGCCGACAATCCCCACACCTTCCCGCAGGGCGACCCGGACGAAGAAATGATCATGGGTCTGCGCGCTTGGGGCACATGGAAGAAGCACTTCTCCATCAAACGGCAATATGTGGGCGACGTAGTACTGTAGACTGACTTTCCGGCGGCGGGGACAATCCGACGGCCCCGCCGCAGGGATGCCTTGTGCATGCCCTCCCGCAATTCCCGCCTGCCCGCGACCCTCCGCTGGCAGCGCAAAGGAGCAATACCATGACTGACTCCAGTTCCCACGCAGCAACTTACGGCCCCAAGGAGTGGCTGTATATCCTGTTGGGGCCCGGCCTCCTGCTTATGGCTTTGGCGGCGCCGTTCTTCGGGCCTTTTAACGCCAGATTCGGTTTCGGCATTCTGCTTTGGATGGTATGGTGGTGGATTTCGGCGGTTGTGGATATCAAATTAACCTGTCTTGTTCCCATTTTTGTGGCCTGCGTCTATCAATACATGCCGCTGGAAAAGGTGCTGAGCGCCTATGTGCACAAAGAAGCCGCCCTCATCTTTGGCGCTACGGCCCTCACCGCCGCCTGGGTGCGCTGGGGATTCGCCCGTCGGCTGGCGCTCAACTTTCTCATGCGCTTCAGCAACAATGTGCGGGCGCAAACTGCAGGCTGGTTTGTGCTGTGCGGCGTGACGAGCTTTGTGGTGGGCAATACCACCGTAGCCGCCATGTTCGCGCCCGTGGCCGTGGCCTCGCTCATGTACGCCGGGTTTACCAGCAATGAAGAACGCTGGAACTCCAAGGCCGCCTCCAATATCCTCATTGCCGTGGCCTGGGGCGCGTCTGTGGGCGGCATGGCCACGCCGCTGGGAGGAGGACAGTCCGTGGTGACCTACGGTCTGCTCAACAAGTATCTGGGGCACGACATCTTTTTCCTCGATTGGACGCTGCGCATGCTGCCCCTGTCGCTGTGCGTCATCGCCGGGGTGGCCGTGCTCATGTACTTCATGAAAACCGACATGCAGCACTTCAGCGGCAGCCGCGAATTTTATCAGAAGGAGCTGGAAAAGCTCGGCCCCATGACGTTTGAAGAAAAAATCGCGCTGGCCGGTTTTGTGCTGGCCATCGGTCTGGCCCTCTTGCAGCCCCTGTACGCCCCCTACACCAAGGGCCCGGCCTGGACATGGCTGCGCCCCACCCAGATGTTCTGCATCATCCCCCTGCTGCTCTTCTTCTGGCCTTCCAGGGCGGTTAAAGGCGAGAATATCCTCTCGGCGGACACCCTGCGCAAGTACTTCCCCGTGACCATCCTCTTCATGTGGCCGGCTTCGGTGGCCCTGAGCCGCATCATCTCCCAAACGGGCGCGGGCAAGGTGTTCGGGCAGTGGATCAGCCCCTTCCTCGGCGTCAGCGACACGCTGTCCATCGCCGCGTGGAGCGTTTTCGGCAACATGCTCTCGCAAGTGACCAGCGACACGGCGGCGGCCGGCGTCATGGTGCCGCTGGCCATTGAATCCATGCGCAACTGGCATGGGCTGGAATTCGGCGCGGTGCCCTGGGTCTGGGTTTCCGGCGCGGCCATCAGTTGGAGCTACGCCGTGGCCTCCGCCACGGGCGCGCAAGGCATCGTGGCCGGCTACGGCGCCAACTTGCGCACCATGTTTGTCTGGGGTCTTGTGGCGGCGGTGGTTTCGGTGGCCATCACCATCCTCTACTTCTGGCTAACCGTCGTCGTCTTTGGTATGGGATTCTACACCCTCCCGCCTGTATAAACCTGCATACGGCGCGGGGCCACTGCGGGCGGCAGGCCCCGCGCCGGAGGCTTACTCTTGAATCTGCACACTGTCCCTCACCCTCCCTACCGTTTCGCCTTTGTTTCCAACTCCAGCGCCATTGCCACGGCGGTGCAGGAATATGCCGCAACGCTGGGCATGGGCATGGAGATTCGCCTTGCCACCATGGAAAAGGCCGTCCCCGTGGCCCGCTCCCTGCTGGAAGAAGGCATTGAGGTCATTTTGGGCGGCGGAGCCACAGGCAAACTCCTGCGGCAGCAACTGCACAGGCCGGTGGTCACCATTGCCCGCAGCCATCTGGATGTGCTGCGGGCGCTGCTGCACGCGCGGCGACACGCGACCCGCATTGCGCTGACCTGCTACGACGCCCCGCCTGCCGGGTGGGAAATGCTGGAAAACCTCCTGAATATACAGATCACCACGGTTTCCTTCACCACCACGGAAACCTTGCGCACAGGCATCGGCAATGCCGTGGCCAACGGCGTGGAATGCGTCGTGGGCGGCGGCATCTGCGCGGAAATAGCCCGCAACCTGGGATGCGAGGGGATTGTCGTCTCGCCGGGCGCGGACGTGATGCAGCGAGCGCTGGAAGAAGCCGTCAACATCGCCGCCTCCCAACGTCTGGAGCGCGAACAGGCCGCATGGCTGCGGGGCATTCTGGATTCGCTGCACGAAGGCATTGTGGGCGTCGACGCGCTGGGAAAGGTCATCACCTGCAACCCCAAAGCCACGCAACTGCTGCAGGCGGACGCCCGCCAAACCACGCCCACCGTCACCACGGCGCTGCGCCGTCTGGGCATCCCCGACGCGCTGTACCGGCTGGAACGGCGACAGGACACCGTGCGTCAGGTGGGAAAGCACGAATTTATCGTCAACTCGCGCCCCATTCTGGTCAATGACGAGGTGCGCGGGGCCGTGGCGGCCTTCCGCCCCGCTGAAGACATACGCACCATCGACGGAAAACTGCGCGCCCACCTGCGCGACAAGGGCTTCGCCACCCGACACGATCTTGATTCGCTGGCGGGAGACAGCCCCGCCATGCGCCAACTGCGCGCCAAAGCCCGCCGCTTCGCCACAACTGAAGCTTCCGTGCTCATTCAGGGAGAAACCGGCACGGGCAAGGAATTGCTGGCCCACGGCATCCACGCCGCCAGTCCGCGCTGCCGCCAGCCCTTTGTGGCCATCAACTGCGCGGCCCTGTCGGAAAGCCTGCTGGAAAGCGAGCTGTTCGGCCATGATGAAGGGGCGTTTACCGGCGCACGCCGCGGCGGCAAAGACGGGCTTTTTGCTCTGGCCAACGAAGGAAGCATTTTTCTGGATGAGATCGGCGACATTTCCCCGGCCTTGCAGGCCCTCCTGCTACGGGTGCTGGAATCTGGAGAAATCATGCGCGTAGGCGGAGATAGGGTCATCCCGGTCAATGTGCGCGTCATCAGCTCTTCATGGAAGAGTCTGGTGAC contains the following coding sequences:
- a CDS encoding sulfotransferase family protein, translating into MSITLNERPIFMIGAERSGTTLVMALLGCHSRIAVPEVVWYYPRFYPYLHTYGDLGKDENFRTLASEMVFGLKTPFWGMKVNPRTILDEVIELAPERSFAGLYAAMHLRFAQYSNKPRWGEKTPHNLYFVDAMHRDFPNAQFIYITRDGRDSCVDYMESSFGPTNIYCAAHSWKRCWNAVKDWRKPLSDKGLWLDVCYEELVRKPEQVMRGVCDFLGEDFEEGMFDFYKTDMAKARGASRDHAPLGHAISDKYVGIYKDLLSQRDQRIFAAVAGKELEEAGYKNDVTPEMPSEKMISKYVEFDGRIRAATLDGFEGHIVFESYNDWLLDQREERRKKGIWSEADNPHTFPQGDPDEEMIMGLRAWGTWKKHFSIKRQYVGDVVL
- a CDS encoding sigma 54-interacting transcriptional regulator yields the protein MNLHTVPHPPYRFAFVSNSSAIATAVQEYAATLGMGMEIRLATMEKAVPVARSLLEEGIEVILGGGATGKLLRQQLHRPVVTIARSHLDVLRALLHARRHATRIALTCYDAPPAGWEMLENLLNIQITTVSFTTTETLRTGIGNAVANGVECVVGGGICAEIARNLGCEGIVVSPGADVMQRALEEAVNIAASQRLEREQAAWLRGILDSLHEGIVGVDALGKVITCNPKATQLLQADARQTTPTVTTALRRLGIPDALYRLERRQDTVRQVGKHEFIVNSRPILVNDEVRGAVAAFRPAEDIRTIDGKLRAHLRDKGFATRHDLDSLAGDSPAMRQLRAKARRFATTEASVLIQGETGTGKELLAHGIHAASPRCRQPFVAINCAALSESLLESELFGHDEGAFTGARRGGKDGLFALANEGSIFLDEIGDISPALQALLLRVLESGEIMRVGGDRVIPVNVRVISSSWKSLVTEVRAGRFRADLYYRLTTLSLHLPPLRQRIGDIPAIVHALLARRGLPNCFSPRGLAMLGEYAWPGNIRELEALVRRYTLLLEGSSPDDQLLQELLEELRLTQAAPCPDAVPESAAQGSAPPAHATPCSAPSLREQLERCECDILKQALANANHNRALAARALGISPNTLWRKLKTCKA
- a CDS encoding SLC13 family permease, yielding MTDSSSHAATYGPKEWLYILLGPGLLLMALAAPFFGPFNARFGFGILLWMVWWWISAVVDIKLTCLVPIFVACVYQYMPLEKVLSAYVHKEAALIFGATALTAAWVRWGFARRLALNFLMRFSNNVRAQTAGWFVLCGVTSFVVGNTTVAAMFAPVAVASLMYAGFTSNEERWNSKAASNILIAVAWGASVGGMATPLGGGQSVVTYGLLNKYLGHDIFFLDWTLRMLPLSLCVIAGVAVLMYFMKTDMQHFSGSREFYQKELEKLGPMTFEEKIALAGFVLAIGLALLQPLYAPYTKGPAWTWLRPTQMFCIIPLLLFFWPSRAVKGENILSADTLRKYFPVTILFMWPASVALSRIISQTGAGKVFGQWISPFLGVSDTLSIAAWSVFGNMLSQVTSDTAAAGVMVPLAIESMRNWHGLEFGAVPWVWVSGAAISWSYAVASATGAQGIVAGYGANLRTMFVWGLVAAVVSVAITILYFWLTVVVFGMGFYTLPPV
- a CDS encoding sulfite exporter TauE/SafE family protein, coding for MFILLALIAILVGALIGTVGVGGILLIPALNGLADLPIQVSMGTALFSFIFTGVLGTWLYQRHGSINWGITIPVCAGALLSGYAGALCNGYASPRLLSILLGMVIVFAGIYALLPARQNIAAQGDKRSLPLLLGIGALVGFGSGLTGVGGPVLSVPLMVILGFAPLTAIATSQVIQITAALSGTLGNVSNGAIDFSVAAWVTVLELGGVILGARLAHTVSTATLKKTVSVVCILVGGFVLARAIMQS